The stretch of DNA TATCGGTGCAAGGGAGGTGGTTGACGGAGATGAAGTCGGAGGTTAGATAGATTGAAAATCGACAGTAAGCAACAAGTTGGTGATATTGCAAACCCTTCTATCCATGCTTAACTTAGGAGGAGCACTGTAGTGACAGGTTAGAGGAACGGCTGAGCACCCTAACGTGCATACGGTCCCTAGCTTAACTATGATACGCCGTCGACAAGAGCCCCATAGAACCTGGTATAGAGATAGAATTCCGGTATTTTTTGGTCACTACATGTATTTCGAAACTTTGACAATGGTAATGCAATCAATCATCCGCGTCTTTCCGCTCCCCAAGATCATTGATCACTAATTGTGTGCGGTTACTGGTCAACCGACTGCCATTTGAGTTGACCCCCAAGGTGCTCGGCAAAAAGGGAATCTCAACCTTATTTAGCATGACGCTGACAAGAACACCATCCAGTAATGACATTACTGTACGTGGGACATGAAGGCACGTCTGTAGTGTATAACATAACACACAACGGTGATTAATAGGAGAAATAACACGGTGGTTAAACAGGCCAATAACACCCCTAATGGAGAAGAGCCAACGCCATGAGCTACAGGGGTGCTTGACTAGATCCACCTAACACCGGGCTAATTTTTTCACTATCAGTCTGCCAAGTCAATCTGGTTGGTGAACAGTCAAACTGATTATTAAGCTGAGTTTTGAGTAGGTGAGGTTTGGATAAAGATCttcaagaaaaaaaaacgtcGTAAAAAGTCGGCATTATCATCGTAAAAAGTCAAACAAAACGGTCGTAAAAAGCCGAACTAAGTGCTCGTAAAAAGTCAAACAAAATGTCGTAAAAAGCCAAACAGAGTGGCCGTAAAAAACCTTCCGAAACCCGTACAACAGCTTCACGCCAGTGCCTCTTCACGCGACCTATACATCCCGTATTGTACACCTATCAGGGGAAAATTCTTCGTACGACATTATCATAAGCCATTATTTATTCTATAGTATATATAACACCCAACCTTCATTATCATAAGCCAGTGGCCCCAAAAGGACTTCCACGCCAATCTGACATCAAGAAGTAGCTAAAAATCTAAGCAAACAAGCggacaaaaagaagaagaaacatCGTTTAGACCCTCAATACAACGCATCCATGCATCTGAGATGATTAGAGGGAGATCCGTGTGCCGTACGGTCCCAAAGGAAGGTCAGTCCACAACCACCTTGGTGgaatgtacatactgtacttgcacttggATGTCGTTCCTCAAACTGTCCACCGCACCTCAACGCATGGAAGAAACGACAGTACAAGCACGTACGTACCATACTGAAGCTCCTGTAGCacgtactgtattgtagcGCACACCTCtaaacctcctcctccaactgtCGCTCAATTGCCTCCAACTCCTTGGCATTGTGCTCATGCTTCTTGTGTGGCTTTGAAATCTTGTAGCCCTTGTTCTTCTGGTGAGTCTTTGCTCGTTTACGGGCTTCTCGCTTTGCCTGCTTGCGTCGCTCCCGCACAATACCATTGATGACGTCAGTGAGCGGCGCGTCTGTGTCCACCACGTTCTCGACCTCAACGTCGACTTCGGACTCGTCTGAAATTCCGGACATTTCCGAATCGCTGAGATCCGGTCGAAGCCGAGGGGCTCGAGTCACCTTGATTGTTTGGCTGTGAACGTGATTAGAAACGGGGACGGCGCCGGTATCTTGGTGTCCGGCCTCACGTGCCTCCGGAGTACCATCACATgctcgatcacgtgactcaacAACCTCGTTCACAATTGTCGAAGTAATGTCCTTGTCAACAACTGCCACACCGTCGTCACCTCCAATCGAGCTGGCATCGCCATCCGAGCTGGCATCACCAGCGGAGCTGACATCGTCCATGTCGGTAAGAGCCATATCAGTGACAATATCGCCAGTTGCGCCATCTCCTTCGCCCTCAACCACATCATCCCTGTCGCTTGCATCCCTCTCAGTGCCCACAACATCAATAACAGAACTAATGTCAATACAGGTGTCGTATTCCACGGTGAGATCCTCGGTACGGGGTACAAACCCAACATCGTTCGATTCGTCCTCAGATTCGTCCTCGGCGACGATCTGGGAGAAAAATCGGTGCGCCATGCGCGATAATCTTGCCGGTAAAGACATGTGTGACAATTTTGTTGATGGAATAAGTTGGTCTTCAGTATAAGGATCTAGTTCTCTTTCTGAGCCTCATACGATTGAGCCCCTATTTTTGGATTTGGCGTTTTTTGACGTGCATGAAGTTGGGGTATGTACGGCGCTGAGTGCAGTTCAATTCCCCAAGTTCACGTTTTTAAGGTAATCTCccaatattttttttctggcCGATCCCTCAATTCAATGCCGGGTCGATAAACGTGTTGGCACCGTTTGGGCGTGGAATGATTTTCGCAACTTTGATTGAGATCTGTCTGTGAGACACGCGCGGATGCCAAATGTGGAAATTAGGGTTAGGATTGGAGGGAAAAATGTATATTAGATGTAAGACCTTCTGAAGCGGGGAGGAGTTAGAACTACCGAAAGAGAACGTGTCTGACCGTATTATACTACATGGGGGAAACTGTAGAGGAATGGAATAACGAAGTTGGACTCTAATCGGGCAAGCTGGGCTGGGGTCGTTGCCCGGTGAGGATGTGAGAGTCGCCCGAGCCGAGGTTAGGGTTTCACCCTGATGTGGCATTTTAGGTCACGGTAGGCGAAACTGCCAcaccacagcagcagcacctATAGGCTGGGATTAGGGTTGTGCTATATTCGGCTGGCGTAGTATTGAACTTGAAGAAGGGTCGCTaattactcgtactcgtacaataGCCCGTTCTTATTCAGGGGGTAAGGGGTGTGTGAAACATATAGACGGACTACAATTACCGGTTGGAGGTCTCCGCGAGTATgtttgatcacgtgatccgtAAATTCCGAAGACTTTTGACTGATACACAAAACAGAACAGCATAGGAGCATAATGTAGATACGGTCTATAGGACGGAGCTTGACGTTTGAGACATATGGAGGTATAAAACGGACCTAGAAGAGCAGCTGGCAATCGCGGGTTACTTGTTGGTGTTTCTTTAAACCGCAACATGTTCGCATCGCTCAGATTCTAGTGATTTTGGGGGGATTTGGGATTACCCGTTTCGTATCATGTCACAGCTGCGTCTCAGCTGTTTCCCTGACAACCGTGAGTGCAACTCTATCCTGGGAAGGGAGTGGTTCTGGCATGTGAAGCGGCAAATCATAAGAGTGAGctcggtggtgatgatgggcTAACTTTCGAGAGAAATACTGGGCTAGCTTTTCAGAAAGTGATTCGACGACGATTCCAGTCGCCTCATCTGCTGATCTCAGAGGCTGCTATCAGCAGCATGTCCTTTATTACCGCCGTTAATCTCGCTCATGTGGTTTATTTTAATGAAACTAAATTATGAATGGGGCCAGATATTACTGTACCCAGTCCGAAGAAAACACAGCAAAGAGCGCAGAGTGCAGGCAAGAGGGTAAAAGAGGAAACGAGCAGTGGAGGCACATTAGGCGACAGTTAAGTGAGACGAATAAGGCGGGACGGGACGTTGTAGTATTGGGTGCTCAGATGTGGATAAGACTGTATTGATAGGATCATTCTCCTCAGTGAGAACAGGCGATGAATGACAAGGGCTCCTATACCCTCTCTACTACGGGCACTCACATGTTCCATAATACCGGTTCTGCTCCATGGCAGTCGTATGCTAACAGTCTCAGTTAAGTTTAGCTTCGGTTGGACACATAGCTACAAGGAGCGGCTAGCCAGACACGTGCTTTGAGCATGAGGGGGATGGAGGGACGATGAGATGGCAGTTGTATGGGGGAACAGTGTGCCATAAGAGTCCCCCTGCGGCTTTTAAATGCACCCAAAAGCGCTCACAAGATCTCCCAATCTCAGCGACTTGGCCCCATCGGACCAGGGACGTTGTCTGTTGAGACCTCCCAACGTTAATTTTAGCCAGCTGGAGTGATTGGAGAATCTGGTAGGCGGTAGCTGGGCCGGTAGATGGAGCAAGTGGAATAATACAATAGGGCCCCGAATGGGGTTGACGGCCGGTCCAATCATTGGTTCCAGCACGAGAGTGCGTCTGCCTGACTCCTTTTTTAGCTCACTTCCAGATTTCCCCATACGTTTTATCGCACCCTAGGGTTCTGGTTCTCTTTCTCGCACTGCATTATTACCTTTGCACCCAAGTACAAGCCCCTCACCAACTTGACTTGTTGCACTACAGACCTCCGCCAAAGATTCTGGGAGAGCCGCGATTCGACATATCGGTTCTGTAGGGATTGCGACGAAGAAGCCGAGAGCCAACATTCGACTATTGCTCAATCACCATTCTGACTACTGACTGCGAAACCGCTCCACAGCtacgatacagtacatacagtcACACTCACAGCTCAGATAGAGCTCGGAATACAAGCCACGATACGCTCCATAACCATACAACAGGATAACATAAAGGAGTGGTGGTCTGGTAAAGCATACACCATACAAGGAAACGAGTACTGAAGACACAGACGCAATTTCGACCCGAACTCGACTCACACAACTCATCTGACCGCTCCCCCCCCACCATATCAGCATGTACACCCTACTCCCCAaccaagcaggaggacCACCACCAATCCATGTGAAGCTCACAGCcgagattctggagcaAATACAAAACGCCGGCGGCAAGGGCCTCACGGTCTCTCTGTCGGGAACCACCCCATGCATCAAAATCGACAACACAACGTTTGCGGCCCACATGTCGCAGGAGCCTTCGTTCCACTCGCTATACCAACGGAAAGGCGACTCACTGCAGTCGCTGGGCCAGATTGGCCAGAAGCTCGTGCTCAAGCGGTCCTCCGAGTCCCCCAAACGCCCCACTAACTCTGCATCTGCATCTGCATCACCTCGAATGAGAGTCACCCCATCGCCCTCCCCTCAGCCCAAATCGCATCCCTCCTCGCCCGTCGTGAAGACGAAAAACCGCACGCTCAACATTCCTGTGAGCAAGCcgctgtcacgtgagtcgCTCTCCTCGCTGCCCATGCGGGTTCTGCATCTGTTGGCTCTGCAACCCACGTCTCCAGAGGTTGTGGCTAACCGCACGAAGAACTCGCTGGCAGACGTGACGGCGCTGTGCAAGGAATATGGTGTGCAGGTCGCCTCAGGGAGCTACAAGCTTGCCGACAAGTACTTCAAGGACCTGCGGTGCTGGGACTGGAAGCCGTACTCGGAAGACGAACGGCTCAAGGTGGTGCAAGCCTCGCGCGAGGCATTTGACCGGCTTAGTCTGCCGGACGACCACCCGGCCCGACGCAATTTGATTGACCCCAAGATCCGAAGAGAGCGAGAACAGCAACAGGCTCGAGAGCGAGAACGGGaacgagagagagaaaggGAGAGAGAACGAGAGAgagtggagaaggaaaagtcGGACAGAGACTCACGAACCTCTCGAGAGtcatcctcatcgtcctccactcctccagctgaaGCTGGTCCTGCTACCAAGCGAGGAGGGGGTATCCTGGTGACCAAGCAGCCTCTCAAGAAACGTAAGGCTGCTACCACAGCCGAGTCTGACCCTGTCAagaagactgctgctgccaagaagcctCCAACGTCATCTacgacaagtacagtgAACCGAGAGACCATCACAAAGACCTCCCcatcctcttcctccacagccAAGGCATCCCCTGCTCCTTCTACAGCTTCTACCAAGGCGGGTGCAACGAGCACGACCTCCAAATCGTCACCCGCCCCTTCGTCAGTGGCAAAATCGTCACCTGCACCTGTGGCCAAGTCGtctcctgcttcttctgcagccAAGTCGTCACCCGCACCTGTGGTCACCACAACCAGCTCTGCGacctcgtcctcggcgTCGCCCGCTCCCCACTACCTCTCATTGGCGCGCCAGTTCAAGGAGTCATACGATGAGTACGTGAAAATGTACAAAACTGTGGCCAAGCAGCCCGGCAGCGACATGAAGAAGTTGCTGATGATGCACCGACAGCTGGAGACGTGGAAAAAGGAGCTGTGGGCTTACGACAAGGGCCGTAGCTCCGAACAGATGCGTCAGAGATCTCCCGCAGTGAAATCTGACCGTAAGGCCGTGAGCACCAAGGACCGGCTGTTTGGCATGAAAAAGGTGACCACTTGACCGGACTACAACTAAACAGAAAAGACATATACCGAGAGATTCGAGATTGGAACATTTGaatatattttatttacGATATCCAAGAGGAGGTCTGTAGCGCTTGCGTGTAACTCCGCCATTGAGTGCAATTGAGACACCATCCATACATTATGTTCATAGATTTGAGTGGGGAAAAATTAACTTTCGAGCATAATGTTGTGATAGTGGAACTTTAAGTGGTTGGGATTAGTCAGGGA from Yarrowia lipolytica chromosome 1D, complete sequence encodes:
- a CDS encoding uncharacterized protein (Compare to YALI0D00781g, no similarity) → MSLPARLSRMAHRFFSQIVAEDESEDESNDVGFVPRTEDLTVEYDTCIDISSVIDVVGTERDASDRDDVVEGEGDGATGDIVTDMALTDMDDVSSAGDASSDGDASSIGGDDGVAVVDKDITSTIVNEVVESRDRACDGTPEAREAGHQDTGAVPVSNHVHSQTIKVTRAPRLRPDLSDSEMSGISDESEVDVEVENVVDTDAPLTDVINGIVRERRKQAKREARKRAKTHQKNKGYKISKPHKKHEHNAKELEAIERQLEEEV
- a CDS encoding uncharacterized protein (Compare to YALI0D00803g, weakly similar to uniprot|Q9P7X2 Schizosaccharomyces pombe Hypothetical coiled-coil protein), which codes for MYTLLPNQAGGPPPIHVKLTAEILEQIQNAGGKGLTVSLSGTTPCIKIDNTTFAAHMSQEPSFHSLYQRKGDSLQSLGQIGQKLVLKRSSESPKRPTNSASASASPRMRVTPSPSPQPKSHPSSPVVKTKNRTLNIPVSKPLSRESLSSLPMRVLHLLALQPTSPEVVANRTKNSLADVTALCKEYGVQVASGSYKLADKYFKDLRCWDWKPYSEDERLKVVQASREAFDRLSLPDDHPARRNLIDPKIRREREQQQARERERERERERERERERVEKEKSDRDSRTSRESSSSSSTPPAEAGPATKRGGGILVTKQPLKKRKAATTAESDPVKKTAAAKKPPTSSTTSTVNRETITKTSPSSSSTAKASPAPSTASTKAGATSTTSKSSPAPSSVAKSSPAPVAKSSPASSAAKSSPAPVVTTTSSATSSSASPAPHYLSLARQFKESYDEYVKMYKTVAKQPGSDMKKLLMMHRQLETWKKELWAYDKGRSSEQMRQRSPAVKSDRKAVSTKDRLFGMKKVTT